The following coding sequences are from one Acidimicrobiales bacterium window:
- a CDS encoding thymidine kinase — MAVLRFSFGTMGSGKSTLALQIHHNLRERGLQGILCSQLDRSGGRVSSALGVSADAIEVGPRLDLFELALAVASRRGSIDYLVCDEAQFYRPEQIDQLARIVDGLGADVFAFGLLTSFQGELFEGTKRLLELADERVEVQVEARCWCGGRATHNARLVDGVQVYDGKLFVVDDPADRRVTYELRCRRHWFAGDAGPATAPGDPGPGSEVESAQQVV, encoded by the coding sequence ATGGCCGTCCTGCGCTTCTCCTTCGGGACCATGGGGTCGGGCAAGAGCACCCTCGCGTTACAGATCCACCACAACCTGCGGGAACGCGGCCTTCAGGGAATCCTCTGCAGCCAGCTGGACCGGTCCGGCGGCAGGGTCTCGAGCGCCCTCGGGGTGTCGGCGGACGCCATAGAGGTCGGCCCGCGGCTGGACCTGTTCGAGCTCGCCCTGGCCGTGGCCTCCCGACGGGGGAGCATTGACTACCTGGTCTGTGACGAGGCGCAGTTCTATCGCCCGGAACAGATCGACCAACTTGCCAGGATCGTGGATGGGCTGGGTGCCGACGTCTTCGCCTTCGGCCTGTTGACGTCCTTCCAGGGAGAGCTGTTCGAAGGGACGAAGCGGCTCCTGGAGTTGGCCGACGAGCGGGTCGAGGTGCAGGTCGAGGCCCGGTGCTGGTGTGGAGGACGAGCCACCCACAACGCCCGGCTCGTCGACGGGGTGCAGGTCTACGACGGCAAGCTCTTCGTCGTCGACGACCCTGCCGACCGTCGGGTCACCTATGAACTGCGTTGCCGGCGCCACTGGTTCGCCGGCGATGCCGGTCCCGCAACGGCACCCGGCGATCCGGGGCCCGGTTCAGAAGTCGAGTCGGCGCAGCAGGTGGTCTGA
- a CDS encoding vitamin B12-dependent ribonucleotide reductase, producing MSIAPERGVLGIRRHFTTPGIDPYDEIDWEVRTSRLVDHRDGSVAFQQDDVEVPADWSLNATNILAQKYFRGPLDGPDRESSLRQVADRVVGTIADWGRRDGYFADGDEAEAFAAELRYLIVTQRAALNSPVWFNIGVPGVPQQASACFILSVEDQMSSILNWYVEEGTIFKGGSGAGVNLSAIRSSREALRGGGQASGPVSFMRGADASAGTIKSGGKTRRAAKMVILDVDHPDVQEFIWCKAREERKVRVLAEAGFDVGFDGADSHSIMYQNANNSVRVTDEFMRAVEADADWDLTAVTDGSVVETVRARDLFRQMSQAAWECADPGLQFDTTINRWHTASNTGRITASNPCAEYVHLDDSACNLASLNLLKFLGASDDDTDAIGGFDIDGFRHAIEVVFTAQEILVGNADYPTEAIGQTTRAFRQLGLGYANLGALLMALGLPYDSDDGRAVAAALTSLMTGHAYRTSARLADRMGAFEGFEHNREPMLGVLNMHREAVELLDAEVAPAVVAAGRTAWFEACALAQRVGVRNSQATVLAPTGTIGLLMDCDTTGIEPDLSLVKHKRLVGGGTMSIVNRTVPRALRRLGYDDEAVGAILAWVDEHQTVVGCPDLRAGHMAVFATSMGDNPIHHTGHIRMMGAIQPFLSGAISKTCNMPETASVDDVEELYLESWRLGLKAVAIYRDNCKVAQPLSAGNGSGAEPAAAVADVAAALAEPVRRKLPRSRRSLTLEFRVADCKGFVTIGEYDDGHPGEIFVRVSKQGSTLAGIMDAFAISLSHGLQYGVPLRAFVDAFTGMRFEPAGMTDDPDLRIATSLIDYLFRRLAVEYLSVEERAELNILTTSERTQPTLPGVEESVTETRQGSDLPADPPTLPSVAQFAAQLALAPSGADAPLCMQCGVAMQRAGSCYVCTDCGATSGCS from the coding sequence ATGTCGATAGCGCCCGAGCGGGGGGTCCTGGGTATCCGCCGCCACTTCACCACGCCGGGAATCGATCCCTACGACGAGATCGACTGGGAGGTACGCACATCCCGCCTGGTCGACCACCGTGACGGGTCGGTCGCCTTCCAGCAGGACGACGTGGAGGTGCCGGCCGACTGGTCTCTGAACGCCACCAACATCCTCGCCCAGAAGTACTTCCGGGGCCCGCTGGATGGTCCCGACAGGGAGTCGTCGCTTCGCCAGGTGGCCGACCGCGTCGTCGGCACGATCGCCGACTGGGGCCGGAGGGACGGCTACTTTGCCGACGGTGACGAGGCCGAGGCCTTCGCCGCCGAACTCCGGTACCTGATCGTGACTCAGCGGGCCGCTTTGAACTCGCCGGTGTGGTTCAACATCGGCGTACCCGGAGTCCCACAGCAGGCCTCCGCCTGCTTCATCCTGTCGGTCGAGGACCAGATGTCCTCGATCCTGAACTGGTACGTGGAGGAGGGCACGATCTTCAAGGGCGGTTCCGGTGCCGGGGTCAACCTGAGTGCCATCCGGTCCTCCAGGGAGGCCCTGCGGGGCGGGGGCCAGGCCAGCGGTCCGGTCAGCTTCATGAGGGGCGCCGACGCCTCGGCCGGCACCATCAAGAGCGGCGGCAAGACCCGACGGGCCGCCAAGATGGTCATCCTGGACGTCGACCACCCGGACGTCCAGGAGTTCATCTGGTGCAAGGCCCGCGAGGAGCGCAAGGTCCGGGTCCTCGCCGAGGCCGGGTTCGACGTCGGCTTCGACGGCGCCGACAGCCATTCGATCATGTACCAGAACGCCAACAACTCGGTCCGGGTGACCGACGAGTTCATGCGGGCCGTCGAGGCCGACGCCGACTGGGACCTCACGGCGGTCACCGACGGCTCGGTGGTCGAGACGGTCCGGGCCCGAGACCTGTTCCGGCAGATGTCCCAGGCGGCCTGGGAGTGCGCAGACCCCGGCCTCCAGTTCGACACCACCATCAACCGGTGGCACACGGCGTCCAACACCGGTCGGATCACGGCCAGCAATCCATGCGCGGAGTACGTCCACCTGGATGACAGCGCGTGCAATCTGGCGAGCCTCAACCTGTTGAAGTTCCTGGGTGCCTCAGACGACGACACCGATGCCATCGGCGGATTTGACATCGACGGCTTCCGCCATGCGATCGAGGTGGTCTTCACGGCCCAGGAGATCCTCGTCGGCAACGCCGACTATCCGACCGAGGCCATCGGCCAGACCACCCGGGCCTTCCGCCAACTCGGGCTGGGCTACGCCAACCTCGGGGCACTCCTCATGGCCCTTGGCCTGCCCTACGACAGCGACGACGGGCGGGCGGTGGCAGCCGCCCTCACGTCGTTGATGACGGGCCACGCCTACCGGACCTCGGCCCGACTGGCCGACCGGATGGGGGCGTTCGAGGGCTTCGAGCACAATCGGGAGCCGATGCTGGGCGTGCTGAACATGCACCGCGAGGCGGTCGAGCTTCTGGATGCCGAGGTGGCGCCGGCCGTCGTGGCGGCAGGCCGCACCGCCTGGTTCGAGGCCTGCGCGCTTGCCCAGCGTGTGGGCGTCCGCAACAGCCAGGCCACCGTGCTGGCGCCCACCGGCACCATTGGCCTCCTCATGGACTGTGACACCACCGGGATTGAGCCCGACCTCAGCCTGGTGAAGCACAAGCGCCTGGTCGGCGGCGGCACCATGTCGATCGTCAACCGCACGGTTCCCAGGGCGTTGCGCCGCCTCGGCTACGACGACGAGGCTGTCGGCGCCATCCTGGCCTGGGTCGACGAGCACCAGACGGTGGTCGGATGCCCCGACCTCCGGGCGGGACACATGGCGGTGTTCGCCACGTCGATGGGCGACAACCCGATCCACCACACGGGCCACATCCGCATGATGGGCGCAATCCAGCCGTTCCTCTCAGGTGCCATCTCCAAGACCTGCAACATGCCCGAGACGGCCAGCGTGGACGACGTCGAGGAGCTCTACCTGGAGTCGTGGCGCCTGGGCCTCAAGGCGGTGGCCATCTACCGCGACAACTGCAAGGTCGCCCAGCCCCTGTCCGCCGGCAACGGGTCCGGGGCGGAGCCGGCGGCGGCCGTTGCGGACGTCGCAGCAGCCCTGGCCGAGCCGGTCCGTCGCAAGCTGCCACGGAGCCGACGCTCCCTCACCCTTGAGTTCCGGGTGGCCGACTGCAAGGGCTTTGTCACGATCGGCGAGTACGACGACGGCCATCCGGGCGAGATCTTCGTCCGGGTCTCGAAGCAGGGTTCGACCCTGGCCGGGATCATGGACGCCTTCGCCATCTCGCTCAGCCACGGCCTCCAGTACGGCGTGCCGCTCCGGGCGTTCGTGGATGCGTTCACAGGCATGCGGTTCGAGCCGGCCGGCATGACCGATGATCCGGACCTCCGGATCGCCACGAGCCTCATCGACTACCTGTTCCGTCGCCTAGCCGTCGAGTACCTGAGCGTCGAGGAGCGCGCCGAACTGAACATCCTGACTACCAGCGAGCGGACCCAGCCCACCCTGCCCGGCGTCGAGGAGTCGGTGACCGAGACCCGCCAGGGTTCCGACCTTCCGGCGGATCCACCGACCCTGCCGTCGGTGGCCCAGTTTGCCGCCCAGCTGGCACTCGCCCCGTCCGGAGCCGATGCCCCCCTGTGCATGCAGTGCGGCGTGGCCATGCAGCGCGCCGGGTCCTGCTACGTCTGCACCGACTGCGGTGCTACGAGCGGCTGCTCGTGA
- a CDS encoding nuclear transport factor 2 family protein, producing the protein MTTSDTQITNLIHRYAELMDAGRLEECSDLFANARVVLDSDADPPVVVGRDGLLEVWRSLVAIHDDGTPRTRHLVGTPILEVDEEAGTATCRSTYTVFQQVGAGPLQPVISGTYHDRFERAHGVWRFTERTYAVDLVGDLSDHLLRRLDF; encoded by the coding sequence GTGACCACCTCCGACACCCAGATCACGAACCTGATCCACCGCTACGCGGAGCTCATGGACGCCGGGCGGCTGGAGGAGTGCTCCGACCTGTTCGCCAACGCACGCGTCGTGCTGGACTCCGACGCCGATCCTCCCGTGGTGGTGGGCCGGGACGGCCTGCTGGAGGTCTGGCGGTCGCTGGTAGCCATCCACGACGACGGCACCCCGCGGACCCGCCACCTTGTGGGCACGCCGATCCTGGAGGTGGACGAGGAGGCCGGTACGGCTACCTGTCGCAGCACCTACACGGTCTTCCAGCAGGTAGGCGCCGGGCCACTTCAGCCGGTCATCAGCGGCACGTACCACGATCGGTTCGAGCGGGCGCATGGCGTCTGGAGGTTCACCGAGCGGACCTACGCCGTGGACCTCGTGGGAGACCTGTCAGACCACCTGCTGCGCCGACTCGACTTCTGA
- the lgt gene encoding prolipoprotein diacylglyceryl transferase: MIPTGLLGAIPSPSGNSISVGPLDLRAYGLMIALGVLAAVMWSQRRMAARGGDPEDIAALSMWAVPAGLIGSRLYHVATDWRSFRGRWEDVPAVWQGGLGIPGGLMAGVLVGVLVARRRGLTMAAAMDVVIPTLPVAQAIGRWGNWFNQEVFGRPTDLPWALEIDAVHRPAAHLDATTFHPTFLYEGLWNVALAVVLVRVERRGILRPGYIVALWVFGYGLGRLWVEALRVDAASLIAGVRVNTWMALVAILVGGAVAWTGRILTGATAGGDGMTR, encoded by the coding sequence ATGATCCCGACCGGGCTCCTCGGCGCCATCCCGAGTCCGTCCGGGAACTCGATCTCCGTCGGACCCCTCGACCTCCGGGCATACGGCCTGATGATCGCCCTGGGGGTGCTGGCCGCGGTGATGTGGAGTCAGCGTCGCATGGCGGCCCGGGGCGGCGATCCCGAGGACATCGCGGCCCTCTCCATGTGGGCCGTACCGGCCGGCCTCATCGGCTCCCGGCTCTACCACGTGGCCACCGACTGGCGATCCTTCCGGGGGCGCTGGGAGGACGTGCCGGCGGTCTGGCAGGGGGGCTTGGGCATACCGGGAGGGCTCATGGCCGGCGTGCTGGTGGGAGTGCTCGTGGCCCGTCGTCGCGGCCTCACGATGGCTGCCGCCATGGACGTCGTGATCCCGACCCTCCCGGTGGCCCAGGCGATCGGGCGGTGGGGCAACTGGTTCAACCAGGAGGTCTTCGGTCGGCCCACGGACCTGCCGTGGGCATTGGAGATCGACGCCGTCCACCGTCCGGCAGCCCACCTGGACGCCACCACGTTCCATCCGACATTCCTCTACGAGGGGCTCTGGAACGTGGCCCTGGCGGTGGTCCTGGTGCGCGTCGAGCGGCGCGGAATCCTCCGCCCCGGCTACATCGTGGCGCTGTGGGTGTTCGGCTACGGGCTGGGACGTCTCTGGGTGGAGGCACTGCGGGTCGATGCCGCCTCGCTCATCGCCGGTGTCCGGGTGAACACCTGGATGGCCCTCGTGGCGATCCTGGTCGGAGGAGCGGTCGCGTGGACCGGGCGCATCCTGACCGGAGCGACCGCCGGTGGCGACGGGATGACCCGATGA
- a CDS encoding dihydrofolate reductase family protein, with amino-acid sequence MHRLHPGTGPEVDPVDVHLDLERPPPPGRPWVMINMVASVDGATVVDGRSGRLGGPGDRQVFRALRGVADMILVGAGTVRAEDYQPPRTPDDRMAVVRATAGRSARPRLVVVSERLDLDPMAPLFAGRLPADQPPLVATVRSAPADRRAALEPVADLIALGETRVDLTGLLATLGDLGARTVLCEGGPDLNHQLLAAGLVDELCLTISPMLVGGAGATSRGLLDGAPFAVPSGLRLDQVSTHQGFLFCRYLIA; translated from the coding sequence GTGCACCGCCTCCATCCGGGAACCGGGCCCGAGGTCGACCCGGTCGACGTCCACCTGGACCTTGAGCGCCCTCCACCGCCCGGTCGACCGTGGGTGATGATCAACATGGTGGCGTCCGTCGACGGCGCCACCGTCGTAGACGGTCGGTCCGGCCGGTTGGGCGGCCCGGGGGACCGTCAGGTCTTCCGGGCACTGCGCGGCGTGGCGGACATGATCCTGGTCGGAGCGGGAACCGTGAGGGCCGAGGACTACCAACCACCGCGAACTCCCGACGACCGTATGGCGGTGGTGCGTGCCACCGCCGGGCGATCTGCCCGTCCGAGGCTGGTCGTGGTGTCGGAGCGACTCGACCTCGACCCGATGGCCCCGCTGTTCGCCGGGCGCCTTCCAGCGGATCAGCCGCCCCTTGTTGCGACCGTCAGGTCGGCACCCGCCGACCGGCGGGCGGCACTCGAGCCTGTGGCCGACCTGATCGCCCTGGGCGAGACACGGGTAGACCTCACCGGGCTGCTGGCCACCCTCGGGGACCTCGGTGCCCGAACCGTGCTGTGCGAGGGAGGACCGGACCTCAACCACCAGTTGCTGGCAGCCGGCCTGGTCGACGAGCTCTGCCTCACGATCTCGCCCATGTTGGTCGGCGGCGCCGGAGCCACGAGCCGGGGGCTCCTGGACGGTGCGCCGTTCGCCGTGCCCTCCGGCCTCCGGCTGGACCAGGTATCGACCCATCAGGGGTTCCTCTTCTGCAGGTACCTCATTGCCTGA
- a CDS encoding adenylate/guanylate cyclase domain-containing protein produces the protein MSGAELPRKALKRVERTFAFLDLCGFTAYTDKEGDTAAYDVISKFRTAVRQVASERGVRLAKWLGDGVMMVGVEQEDLVEAVIDIEFLVDESRSPLPMRAGIARGPVLLIDGDDHVGSAVILASRLCDRAEPHQILAQAGTVARQMVNAEEIRLGEHDVPGFAHKIEIVQLTSLGGH, from the coding sequence ATGAGCGGCGCAGAACTCCCGAGGAAGGCACTGAAGCGCGTGGAGCGCACCTTCGCCTTCCTGGACCTGTGCGGGTTCACCGCGTACACGGACAAGGAGGGCGACACGGCGGCCTACGACGTGATCTCCAAGTTCAGGACGGCGGTTCGCCAGGTGGCCTCCGAGCGGGGGGTGCGCCTGGCCAAGTGGCTTGGCGACGGCGTGATGATGGTCGGGGTCGAACAGGAGGACCTGGTGGAGGCGGTCATCGACATCGAGTTCCTGGTCGATGAGAGCAGGTCGCCGTTGCCCATGCGGGCCGGCATCGCCCGGGGCCCGGTGCTCCTGATCGACGGTGACGACCACGTCGGGTCCGCGGTGATCCTGGCGTCGCGCCTCTGCGACCGGGCCGAGCCCCACCAGATCCTGGCCCAGGCCGGCACCGTCGCCCGCCAGATGGTGAACGCCGAGGAGATCCGGCTGGGGGAGCACGACGTGCCGGGATTCGCGCACAAGATCGAGATCGTGCAGCTCACGTCGCTCGGCGGCCACTGA
- a CDS encoding DEAD/DEAH box helicase: protein MTTTQFADLGIDQDLVDVLAERGITTPFQIQSLAIPDGIAGRDVCGRAKTGSGKTLAFGIPMIQRIPKAKPGRPTGLALVPTRELAVQVCRELEPLAAVRGLTFEAIYGGAPIEKQIAALKRGVDFVVATPGRMIDLIQQEELSVADLEGVVIDEADRMADMGFMPQVEWILRRAEKDHQTLLFSATLDGMVGALISRYQTDPVTYEVASRELTVAEMEHRFLAVHEMDRVRVAARIIEASNRTIIFSRTKWGADKLTGKLVGEDVSAAAIHGDLRQVQREKALADFKMGRIKCLVATDVAARGIHVDDVDVVIHYDPPSDAKTYVHRSGRTARVGKSGVVVSLVLWNEELEVRKLLRRLGMKQPIVEVYSNDVRLDDLMAWDPADEAA from the coding sequence ATGACGACGACCCAGTTCGCCGATCTGGGCATCGACCAGGACCTGGTCGATGTCCTCGCTGAACGGGGGATCACCACCCCGTTCCAGATCCAGTCACTCGCCATTCCCGACGGCATCGCCGGGCGGGACGTTTGCGGCAGGGCCAAGACCGGGTCGGGCAAGACCCTGGCCTTCGGAATCCCCATGATCCAGCGGATCCCCAAGGCGAAGCCCGGTCGACCCACCGGCCTGGCCCTGGTGCCCACCCGTGAACTGGCCGTCCAGGTCTGCAGGGAACTCGAGCCCCTGGCGGCCGTCCGGGGCCTCACGTTCGAGGCCATCTACGGCGGTGCGCCCATCGAGAAGCAGATAGCCGCCCTGAAGAGGGGCGTCGACTTCGTGGTGGCCACCCCGGGACGGATGATCGACCTCATCCAGCAGGAGGAGCTCTCGGTCGCCGACCTGGAGGGTGTCGTGATCGACGAGGCCGACAGGATGGCCGACATGGGCTTCATGCCCCAGGTCGAGTGGATCCTCAGGCGAGCCGAGAAGGACCACCAGACGCTGCTGTTCTCCGCCACGCTCGATGGCATGGTCGGCGCCCTGATCAGCCGCTACCAGACCGACCCGGTGACGTACGAGGTGGCATCACGCGAGTTGACGGTGGCCGAGATGGAGCACCGCTTCCTGGCCGTCCACGAGATGGACCGGGTACGGGTCGCCGCCCGGATCATCGAGGCGTCCAACAGGACCATCATCTTCTCCCGCACCAAGTGGGGCGCCGACAAGCTGACCGGGAAGCTGGTCGGCGAGGACGTGAGTGCGGCGGCCATCCACGGCGACCTCCGCCAGGTCCAGCGCGAAAAGGCCCTGGCCGACTTCAAGATGGGCAGGATCAAGTGCCTGGTGGCCACAGACGTGGCCGCCCGGGGCATCCACGTGGACGACGTGGACGTGGTCATCCACTACGACCCGCCGTCCGACGCCAAGACGTACGTACACCGCTCGGGCCGGACAGCCCGGGTGGGGAAGTCCGGCGTGGTCGTCAGCCTGGTGTTGTGGAACGAGGAGTTGGAGGTCCGCAAGCTGCTGCGCCGCCTCGGGATGAAGCAGCCGATCGTGGAGGTCTACTCCAACGACGTGCGCCTGGACGACCTGATGGCGTGGGACCCGGCCGACGAGGCCGCCTGA
- a CDS encoding acyl-CoA dehydrogenase: MGDYRPPLDDIRLVLDEISDISAICDLPPFEHVDVETIDGVLDELGRFVAEVIAPVNRIGDEQGCSVADGVVTVPDEFGAAWEKFVESGWGAIGQDPDYGGGGFPGTVQTVVTELLATASRAWSMGPMLTVGAVEAIHAFADEGQKETFLPKMVTSEWSGTMNLTEPQAGSDVGALTTRAVPQDDGTFRIFGTKIFITFGEHELTENIIQLVLARTPGSPPGTKGISLFIVPKFLVADDGSLGERNDYRCVSVEHKLGLHASPTCVLSFGDAGDGAVGYLLGGEHQGMRCMFRMMNNARLGVGIEGLAVTERALQQASDYAAERRQGRAIGGPAGEQAAIIEHADVRRMLLTMRAYTDAMRCLLYLNAACLDVAGHHADAETRQRAAERAELLTPISKAWCTDLGVEMASVGIQVHGGYGYIEETGAAQHLRDSRISPIYEGTNGIQAMDLVGRKLPMREGGVMGDLLAEIAGTVGDLAAAGDGFASMRSGLADALAATEEATMWLMQNGPANPNDAMAGATPYLRMLGQLLGGWLMARLALGAHRRIQAADGDADHLGSKIVAARFYAEQLLPVATAQLGAVTAGAGDLYAVPDDAFSA, translated from the coding sequence ATGGGCGACTACCGACCTCCCCTGGACGACATCCGCCTCGTCCTCGACGAGATCAGCGACATCTCGGCCATCTGCGACCTGCCGCCCTTCGAGCACGTCGACGTCGAGACCATCGACGGCGTTCTCGACGAGTTGGGCCGGTTCGTGGCCGAGGTGATCGCTCCCGTGAACCGGATCGGCGATGAGCAGGGCTGTTCGGTTGCCGACGGCGTGGTGACCGTTCCCGACGAGTTCGGGGCCGCATGGGAGAAGTTCGTGGAGTCCGGGTGGGGTGCGATCGGCCAGGATCCGGACTACGGCGGCGGCGGTTTCCCCGGCACGGTCCAGACGGTGGTGACCGAGTTGCTGGCCACGGCGTCGCGCGCCTGGTCGATGGGGCCGATGCTCACCGTCGGTGCCGTCGAGGCAATCCACGCCTTCGCCGACGAGGGCCAGAAGGAGACCTTCCTGCCGAAGATGGTCACCAGCGAGTGGTCGGGGACCATGAACCTCACCGAGCCGCAGGCAGGTTCCGACGTGGGAGCGCTCACCACCCGGGCCGTGCCTCAGGACGACGGCACCTTCCGGATCTTCGGAACGAAGATCTTCATCACGTTCGGCGAACACGAACTGACCGAGAACATCATCCAACTGGTTCTGGCCCGTACCCCGGGCAGCCCGCCCGGCACGAAGGGGATCTCGCTGTTCATCGTGCCCAAGTTCCTCGTCGCCGACGACGGCAGCCTCGGCGAACGCAACGACTACAGGTGCGTCTCGGTGGAGCACAAGCTCGGTCTGCACGCCAGCCCCACGTGTGTCCTCTCGTTCGGCGATGCCGGCGACGGGGCCGTGGGCTACCTCCTGGGCGGCGAGCACCAGGGCATGCGGTGCATGTTCAGGATGATGAACAACGCTCGCCTCGGCGTGGGGATCGAGGGGTTGGCCGTCACCGAACGGGCCCTCCAGCAGGCCTCCGACTATGCGGCCGAGCGCCGGCAGGGCCGGGCCATCGGTGGCCCGGCCGGAGAGCAGGCGGCGATCATCGAGCACGCCGACGTCCGGCGAATGCTGCTCACCATGCGGGCCTATACCGATGCCATGCGCTGCCTGCTCTACCTCAACGCTGCCTGCCTCGACGTGGCGGGCCACCACGCGGATGCGGAGACCCGGCAGCGGGCGGCGGAGAGGGCAGAGCTGCTGACGCCGATCTCCAAGGCCTGGTGCACCGACCTCGGCGTGGAGATGGCCTCGGTGGGCATACAGGTCCACGGCGGCTACGGCTACATCGAGGAGACCGGTGCCGCCCAGCACCTCAGGGACTCCAGGATCTCGCCGATCTACGAGGGCACCAACGGCATCCAGGCCATGGACCTGGTAGGACGCAAGCTCCCGATGCGCGAAGGCGGCGTCATGGGTGACCTGCTGGCCGAGATCGCGGGCACGGTTGGCGACCTGGCCGCGGCGGGCGACGGGTTCGCCTCGATGCGGTCCGGTCTGGCAGACGCCCTGGCGGCCACCGAGGAGGCCACCATGTGGCTGATGCAGAACGGCCCGGCCAACCCCAACGACGCCATGGCCGGAGCGACGCCGTACCTGCGGATGTTGGGCCAACTGTTGGGTGGCTGGTTGATGGCCAGGCTGGCGCTCGGAGCCCATCGACGTATCCAGGCTGCCGACGGCGATGCCGACCACCTGGGGTCCAAGATCGTGGCCGCCCGGTTCTACGCCGAACAGCTCCTGCCGGTGGCCACGGCCCAGCTCGGGGCGGTGACCGCCGGTGCAGGCGACCTCTACGCCGTGCCGGACGATGCCTTCTCAGCCTGA
- a CDS encoding MGMT family protein gives MSAASAGAGDRFTPFEASVAAVLDALRPGEVVTYGEVAAEAGHPGAHRAVGRFLGVHDGFPWWRVVTSTGRLVPGHEVEQADRLAAEGVATGDGRVRPG, from the coding sequence GTGTCCGCTGCGTCGGCGGGAGCCGGTGACCGCTTCACGCCGTTCGAGGCGTCGGTCGCAGCGGTGCTCGACGCCCTGCGACCCGGCGAGGTGGTGACGTACGGCGAGGTCGCCGCCGAGGCCGGCCACCCCGGGGCCCATCGGGCCGTGGGTAGGTTCCTGGGCGTCCACGACGGCTTCCCCTGGTGGAGGGTGGTCACCTCGACCGGCCGGCTGGTCCCGGGACACGAGGTCGAGCAGGCCGACCGCCTCGCCGCCGAGGGCGTGGCGACCGGCGACGGCCGGGTACGGCCCGGCTGA